One genomic region from Prochlorococcus marinus CUG1433 encodes:
- the hemL gene encoding glutamate-1-semialdehyde 2,1-aminomutase, whose protein sequence is MTEILNCTKSEEIFSAAQELMPGGVSSPVRAFKSVGGQPIVFDRVKGPYAWDIDGNRYIDYIGSWGPAICGHAHPEVTTALQEAIEKGTSFGAPCVLENTLAQMVIDAVPSVEMVRFVNSGTEACMAVLRLMRAFTGRDKVIKFDGCYHGHADMFLVKAGSGVATLGLPDSPGVPRTTTVNTLTAPYNDLEAVKKLFSENPDAISGVILEPIVGNAGFITPEPGFLEGLRELTTENGSLLVFDEVMTGFRISYGGAQEKFGVTPDLTTLGKVIGGGLPVGAYGGKKEIMSMVAPSGPVYQAGTLSGNPLAMTAGIKTLELLRQEGTYEKLDALTSRLIEGILQSAENNGFAINGGSVSAMFGFFLCDGPIRNFDEAKTNDVEIFGKLHREMLKRGVYLAPSPFEAGFTSLAHSDEEIDRTIEAFDQSFAAIKN, encoded by the coding sequence GTGACTGAAATATTAAATTGCACCAAATCTGAAGAAATTTTCTCCGCTGCCCAAGAATTAATGCCCGGAGGAGTAAGCTCTCCAGTAAGAGCCTTCAAATCTGTAGGAGGTCAGCCAATTGTTTTTGATAGAGTTAAAGGACCCTATGCTTGGGATATCGATGGGAATAGATATATTGACTACATAGGAAGTTGGGGGCCTGCTATATGTGGACATGCCCACCCTGAAGTTACAACAGCATTGCAGGAGGCTATCGAGAAAGGCACTAGTTTTGGAGCCCCATGCGTTTTAGAGAACACACTTGCTCAGATGGTAATAGATGCTGTTCCATCTGTAGAAATGGTGAGATTTGTCAACAGTGGGACTGAAGCTTGTATGGCTGTTTTAAGGCTAATGAGAGCATTTACGGGTAGAGATAAAGTTATTAAATTTGATGGATGTTATCACGGTCATGCGGATATGTTTTTAGTGAAAGCAGGATCAGGTGTCGCCACCCTAGGTTTACCAGACTCTCCAGGAGTTCCTCGAACAACAACTGTTAATACACTTACCGCTCCATACAACGATCTTGAAGCAGTAAAAAAATTATTTTCTGAAAATCCTGACGCAATTTCCGGAGTGATTCTTGAGCCTATTGTTGGAAATGCAGGCTTTATTACTCCTGAGCCTGGATTTTTAGAAGGTCTAAGAGAACTAACTACTGAGAATGGATCTTTATTGGTTTTTGATGAAGTAATGACTGGCTTTAGAATTAGTTATGGAGGTGCTCAAGAAAAATTTGGGGTTACTCCTGACTTAACAACACTCGGTAAAGTAATCGGCGGGGGACTACCTGTAGGAGCTTATGGAGGCAAAAAAGAAATAATGTCAATGGTTGCCCCTTCAGGTCCGGTTTACCAGGCAGGTACGTTGAGTGGGAATCCACTTGCGATGACCGCGGGAATAAAAACTCTTGAACTCTTGAGACAAGAGGGGACCTACGAAAAACTTGATGCACTAACTTCAAGATTAATTGAAGGTATATTGCAGTCTGCGGAAAATAATGGATTCGCGATTAACGGCGGGAGTGTAAGCGCAATGTTTGGCTTTTTCTTATGTGATGGACCAATTAGAAATTTTGATGAAGCCAAGACAAATGATGTAGAAATTTTTGGTAAGTTGCATAGAGAAATGCTCAAACGAGGAGTTTATTTAGCCCCAAGTCCTTTTGAGGCAGGCTTTACATCATTGGCACATAGCGACGAGGAAATTGATAGAACTATCGAAGCTTTTGATCAATCTTTTGCAGCTATTAAGAATTAA
- a CDS encoding prohibitin family protein, whose protein sequence is MSTSFKNVTPTGPGGTATLFIVLSFTGFLLLTQSLFVVPSGQVAVVTTLGKVSGPSRRAGLNLKIPFIQSVYPFDIKTQVQPEKFETLTKDLQVIRATATVKYSVKPNEAGRIFATIASRNSDVYQKIVQPSLLKALKSVFSQYELETIATEFAVISEKVGDTVAKELNSFDYVDVKSLDLTGLEIAEEYRAAIEQKQIAGQQLLRAKTEVEIAEQEALRYETLNKSLDDQVLFKLFLDKWDGSTQVVPGLPGSGGSNPPVIVGGKR, encoded by the coding sequence ATGTCAACATCTTTTAAAAATGTCACACCTACGGGTCCAGGTGGGACCGCAACTCTATTTATAGTATTGTCTTTTACAGGCTTTCTTTTGCTGACACAGTCCTTATTTGTTGTTCCATCTGGACAAGTCGCAGTGGTAACAACACTAGGGAAAGTAAGTGGTCCTTCCAGAAGAGCTGGTTTAAACTTAAAAATTCCATTTATTCAATCTGTTTATCCATTTGACATTAAAACTCAGGTTCAACCTGAAAAATTTGAGACTTTAACCAAGGATCTTCAAGTTATCAGAGCTACGGCAACTGTAAAATACTCGGTTAAGCCTAATGAGGCTGGAAGAATTTTCGCCACTATTGCTAGCAGAAATAGTGATGTTTATCAAAAAATTGTTCAGCCATCCTTGCTCAAAGCTCTTAAATCAGTTTTTTCTCAATATGAATTAGAGACAATTGCTACAGAGTTTGCAGTCATTTCAGAAAAAGTTGGTGATACTGTTGCAAAAGAACTAAATTCCTTTGATTATGTAGATGTTAAAAGTTTGGATCTAACCGGATTAGAGATTGCTGAAGAATATAGAGCTGCTATTGAACAAAAGCAAATAGCGGGTCAGCAATTATTACGTGCAAAAACAGAAGTGGAAATTGCAGAACAGGAAGCTCTTAGATACGAAACATTAAACAAGAGTCTTGACGATCAAGTACTTTTCAAATTATTTCTCGACAAATGGGATGGTAGTACACAGGTCGTTCCAGGCCTCCCCGGCTCTGGAGGCAGTAATCCACCAGTAATAGTAGGAGGTAAAAGATAA
- a CDS encoding YajQ family cyclic di-GMP-binding protein has translation MAESFSFDVVSEFDRQELVNTLDQVKREISQRYDLKGTDTSVSLDKENIFIITNSELTINSINDMIRQKATKRNLSLKIFDYGEIEVVSGNKVKQTILLKQGIKQEIAKKISKNIRDQIKKINVSINGDTLRVSSKSKNDLQLAIKLVSDLEESLNIPLKANNFR, from the coding sequence ATGGCAGAAAGTTTTTCATTTGATGTTGTTTCTGAATTCGATAGACAGGAATTGGTTAATACTTTGGATCAAGTAAAAAGAGAAATTTCTCAGAGATATGACCTGAAAGGAACAGATACATCCGTTTCTTTAGATAAAGAAAATATTTTTATAATTACTAATAGTGAATTAACAATAAATTCTATAAATGACATGATTAGACAAAAGGCAACAAAAAGAAACTTATCTTTAAAAATTTTTGATTACGGTGAAATCGAAGTTGTGAGTGGAAATAAAGTAAAGCAGACAATCTTATTAAAACAAGGGATTAAACAAGAAATAGCAAAAAAAATCAGTAAAAATATTAGAGATCAAATAAAAAAAATTAATGTTAGCATCAATGGGGATACTCTAAGAGTGTCGAGCAAAAGCAAAAATGATCTTCAGTTAGCGATTAAACTTGTCAGCGATCTAGAAGAGTCTTTGAACATTCCTTTAAAAGCTAATAACTTTAGATAA
- a CDS encoding DNA recombination-mediator protein A gives MSRSLDLPATEGVDALAQELAKLQDDGKRRIAFLGSRHVPVVDIHLIELIARSLAEEGHNILTSGSQGVNAAVIRAVLDINPSLLTVLLPQSLDRQLPEIKDQLERVMHLVEKSENDELPLPLASSLCNQEIINRCDQLICFAFHDSETLLNSCRCAEEMGKVVSLLFFD, from the coding sequence TTGAGTCGCTCTTTAGATCTACCAGCTACTGAAGGCGTTGATGCCTTAGCTCAAGAACTCGCAAAACTCCAGGATGATGGGAAAAGGAGGATCGCTTTTCTGGGTAGTAGACATGTCCCAGTTGTCGATATCCACTTGATTGAGTTAATAGCAAGGTCACTAGCAGAAGAAGGTCATAATATTCTTACATCTGGATCACAGGGGGTTAATGCTGCAGTTATTCGTGCTGTTTTAGATATTAATCCATCATTGTTAACTGTTTTATTACCACAAAGCCTTGATAGACAATTACCCGAAATCAAGGATCAACTCGAGAGGGTAATGCATTTGGTTGAAAAAAGTGAAAATGATGAATTACCCTTGCCACTAGCAAGTAGCCTGTGTAATCAAGAAATTATTAATAGGTGTGATCAATTAATATGCTTTGCTTTTCATGATAGTGAAACTCTATTAAATAGTTGTAGATGCGCAGAAGAAATGGGAAAAGTTGTTAGTTTGTTATTTTTTGATTAA
- a CDS encoding phosphotransacetylase family protein, protein MSDILLIGSCEPFSGKSALVLGIAKRLLQEKKKVRIGKPLATCIELTNLPSMSYEGLIDDDVKFIGSTLDLEEDNLISSVGLLDNISAEKRISNKDILPGKGFDQIGGLVNDDFEGLNILEAAGSLHEGLIYGLSLPQLAESLDAKVLIVNLWEDCKSVDALLDAKKQLGDHLAGVVLNAVIPQEVEKIKNEIIPSLKGMNIEVFGVMPKSPLLRSVTVGELVRRLDAQVICCPEKDQLLVETLSIGAMGVNSAIEFFRRRRNMAVVTGAERTDIQLAALEASTQCLILTGLGEPLSQLIHRAEELEVPILKVELDTLASVEIIEQAFGHVRIHESIKASYAIQLVQEHVNLKRILEKIDFPCNFPDKC, encoded by the coding sequence ATGAGTGATATTTTATTAATTGGTTCATGTGAGCCATTTAGTGGTAAATCTGCATTGGTTCTAGGAATAGCAAAAAGACTTTTACAGGAGAAAAAGAAAGTACGCATTGGGAAACCACTAGCCACATGTATCGAACTCACTAATCTTCCTTCAATGTCTTATGAAGGATTAATAGATGATGATGTTAAATTTATTGGATCTACTTTAGATCTCGAAGAGGATAATTTAATTTCTTCAGTGGGGTTATTAGATAATATTTCAGCTGAAAAAAGAATATCTAATAAAGATATACTTCCAGGAAAAGGTTTTGATCAAATTGGAGGGTTGGTCAATGATGATTTTGAAGGGTTAAATATTCTTGAAGCTGCTGGAAGTCTCCATGAGGGGTTGATTTATGGCTTAAGTCTCCCACAATTAGCTGAGAGTTTAGATGCCAAAGTCTTAATTGTGAATTTATGGGAAGACTGTAAAAGCGTGGATGCCTTACTCGATGCGAAAAAACAATTGGGAGATCATTTGGCCGGAGTAGTATTAAATGCAGTTATACCTCAAGAAGTCGAAAAAATCAAAAATGAAATAATACCTTCTCTTAAAGGTATGAATATTGAAGTGTTCGGGGTCATGCCTAAATCACCACTTCTCAGAAGTGTTACTGTCGGAGAGCTTGTAAGAAGATTAGATGCGCAAGTTATTTGTTGCCCTGAAAAGGATCAATTACTTGTTGAAACATTAAGTATTGGTGCAATGGGTGTAAATTCTGCAATTGAGTTTTTCAGAAGAAGACGAAATATGGCTGTAGTAACAGGAGCTGAAAGAACTGATATCCAACTTGCCGCCTTGGAAGCTTCGACACAATGCCTTATTCTTACTGGTTTGGGAGAACCTTTATCACAATTGATTCATAGAGCTGAGGAATTGGAAGTACCAATTTTAAAAGTGGAATTAGACACTCTTGCTTCCGTAGAAATTATTGAACAAGCTTTTGGTCATGTCAGAATACATGAATCTATAAAAGCTTCTTATGCAATTCAATTAGTTCAGGAGCATGTAAATCTAAAAAGAATTCTTGAAAAGATAGATTTTCCCTGCAATTTTCCAGATAAATGCTAA
- a CDS encoding NAD-dependent epimerase/dehydratase family protein, giving the protein MINSTKNKKTIGITGASGALGKELTKLFRKKGYKVIGFTHSKTNSEVNLESPNEWIKWECGKESTLKKHFKKIDILILNHGIYNLSRSNINYENSIEINALSKFKFLNLFEDIARNNESLIKKEIWINTSEAEILPALNPSYEISKSLIGQLVSFKKNLLDKNTKKKLIIKKIILGPFKSELNPIGIMSPKFVSKKIYDLANSKNYLIIISPNPISYLLFPLKEFFIFLYCQIIYNYKS; this is encoded by the coding sequence ATGATAAATTCAACGAAAAACAAAAAAACTATTGGAATTACAGGAGCTTCTGGCGCGCTAGGGAAAGAACTAACAAAGTTGTTTCGAAAGAAAGGATATAAAGTGATTGGATTTACTCACAGTAAAACTAATTCTGAGGTAAATCTTGAATCTCCTAATGAATGGATTAAATGGGAATGTGGGAAAGAATCGACCTTAAAAAAGCATTTTAAAAAGATTGATATTTTAATTTTGAACCATGGCATTTACAATTTAAGTAGATCAAACATCAATTATGAAAATTCAATAGAAATAAATGCATTAAGCAAATTCAAATTTTTAAATTTATTTGAAGATATTGCCCGAAATAATGAATCTTTAATAAAAAAAGAGATTTGGATAAATACATCTGAAGCAGAAATATTACCCGCCCTTAATCCTTCATATGAGATAAGTAAATCCCTTATTGGTCAATTAGTTTCTTTCAAAAAAAATCTTCTGGATAAAAATACTAAGAAAAAATTAATAATAAAAAAAATCATATTAGGACCTTTTAAATCAGAGCTAAATCCTATCGGAATAATGAGTCCCAAATTTGTTTCTAAAAAAATTTATGATTTAGCAAATTCAAAAAATTATTTAATAATAATTAGTCCAAACCCAATAAGCTACTTACTTTTCCCACTAAAAGAATTTTTTATTTTTTTGTATTGCCAAATTATCTATAATTACAAATCTTAG
- the map gene encoding type I methionyl aminopeptidase: MMKFADLLPKINNSKSNDQESFIPRTRGIEFKSPREIKLMKNSSRIVATVLREIKDLIKPGMSTQDLDDFAAKRIMEMGAVPSGGLGPGFKGIYGFPASICSSINNEVVHGIPSKKKIIQNGDVVKIDTGAYLENYWGDSCITICVGEASDKALKLSKVANDALYAGLAKIKEGITLYELAGAIEDVVKKNGFSVVEDYTGHGVGRNLHEQPSVFNFRTNELPNVVLRKGMTLAVEPIVNEGTKFCKTLNDGWTVVTKDGKLSAQWEHTIVVLTDGIEILTDRDF; this comes from the coding sequence ATGATGAAATTTGCAGATCTCTTACCAAAAATAAATAATTCCAAGTCAAATGATCAGGAATCTTTTATTCCAAGGACTCGAGGTATCGAATTTAAGTCGCCAAGAGAAATAAAGTTAATGAAAAATTCAAGTAGAATTGTTGCAACGGTTTTAAGAGAAATAAAAGATTTAATTAAGCCTGGAATGAGTACTCAAGATTTAGATGATTTTGCTGCAAAAAGAATTATGGAAATGGGAGCAGTTCCTTCAGGGGGTTTGGGACCGGGTTTTAAGGGTATATATGGCTTTCCTGCAAGTATTTGTTCGAGTATTAATAATGAGGTAGTTCATGGAATTCCTAGTAAAAAAAAGATTATTCAAAATGGTGATGTTGTGAAAATTGATACTGGAGCCTATTTAGAGAATTATTGGGGGGATAGTTGTATCACAATTTGCGTAGGGGAAGCGAGCGATAAAGCTTTAAAACTTAGTAAGGTTGCAAATGATGCTCTTTATGCTGGTCTTGCCAAGATAAAAGAGGGCATTACGCTTTATGAACTTGCTGGGGCTATTGAAGACGTCGTCAAAAAAAATGGTTTTAGTGTAGTTGAGGATTATACAGGACATGGAGTTGGAAGAAATCTTCATGAGCAACCCTCTGTATTTAATTTTCGAACCAATGAATTGCCTAACGTAGTCCTTCGTAAAGGGATGACCTTAGCTGTCGAACCTATCGTTAATGAAGGCACTAAATTTTGTAAAACATTAAATGATGGCTGGACCGTTGTAACAAAGGATGGAAAATTATCGGCGCAATGGGAACATACAATAGTTGTTTTAACAGATGGAATTGAAATATTGACAGATAGAGATTTTTAG
- a CDS encoding PepSY domain-containing protein encodes MKNSRQFHKALAPWVFLPLFISSITGLLYRVSKDLLGYSREQVHWLMSIHEGEWLGDNGELIYVILNSLGVLWMLITGFQMFSKTISFTKKVTKGESKG; translated from the coding sequence ATGAAAAATTCTAGGCAATTTCATAAAGCATTGGCACCTTGGGTTTTCCTTCCATTATTTATATCTTCAATTACTGGGCTTCTTTATAGGGTTTCAAAAGATTTATTAGGTTACTCTAGAGAGCAAGTTCATTGGTTGATGTCTATCCATGAGGGCGAATGGCTTGGAGATAATGGAGAACTTATATACGTAATATTGAATTCCCTCGGAGTTTTATGGATGCTCATAACAGGATTCCAAATGTTTTCAAAAACAATTTCATTTACCAAAAAGGTTACTAAAGGCGAGTCAAAAGGTTAA
- the rplS gene encoding 50S ribosomal protein L19: MVSETTPTLSPSNLIKEFENGQLKKQLPEIYVGDTVKVGVKITEGNKERIQPYEGVVIAKRHGGINQTITVRRIFQGIGVERVFMLHSPQVASLKVERRGKVRRAKLFYLRDRVGKATRVKQRFDR, encoded by the coding sequence ATGGTTTCTGAAACTACTCCAACCTTAAGTCCATCCAATCTGATTAAGGAATTTGAGAATGGACAATTAAAAAAGCAATTGCCTGAAATTTATGTTGGGGACACTGTTAAAGTTGGAGTAAAAATTACAGAAGGTAATAAAGAGAGAATTCAACCTTATGAAGGCGTTGTTATAGCAAAAAGGCATGGAGGCATTAACCAAACCATTACAGTTAGAAGAATTTTTCAGGGTATAGGCGTTGAAAGAGTATTTATGCTACATAGTCCACAGGTTGCCTCTCTAAAAGTTGAACGTAGAGGTAAAGTAAGAAGAGCTAAGTTATTCTATCTCAGAGATAGAGTAGGAAAAGCTACTCGCGTAAAACAACGCTTTGATCGATAA
- a CDS encoding glutamate--tRNA ligase, whose product MEKRLRLAPSPTGLFHIGTARTALFNWLYAKKIGGKFLIRIEDTDFLRSKSEYTKNILEGLKWLGLKWDEEPIKQSERISIHKSHIKKLLEYGAAYRCFTTEDEISELREEQKKKGLPPKHDNRHRSLSKEEIETFISQGRTSVIRFKIDEKIEIKWVDQIRGEIKWLGKDLGGDLVLSRRAKGYEIGDPLYNLAVVVDDNFMNITHVVRGEDHISNTAKQILIYKALNFNLPTFSHTPLILNSEGKKLSKRDCVTSIDEFRDMGYLPEALSNYMAFLGWSPKSADREILSLDEISEIFDLSDINKAGAKFSWEKLNWINSQYIKKMESIKLSEIMKEYWDDNGWVPPSQEWANKLAILLRDSITLLKDAIDQSKPFFLIPTIQKEGQDFLEKEDSKASLKLILSYLNEQNTMKLDKEKAKDIINVISKTHNVKKGILMKSLRVAFFGSLSGPDLIQSWELFSESKTDRSRIERCLKSI is encoded by the coding sequence TTGGAAAAACGTTTAAGACTAGCCCCGAGCCCAACGGGTTTATTTCATATTGGGACAGCGCGAACAGCATTATTCAACTGGTTGTATGCAAAAAAAATAGGCGGAAAATTTCTTATCAGAATAGAAGATACAGATTTTCTTCGATCTAAATCTGAATATACAAAAAATATATTAGAGGGCTTGAAATGGCTTGGACTTAAATGGGATGAAGAACCTATAAAGCAAAGTGAACGAATTTCGATTCACAAAAGTCACATCAAAAAGCTATTGGAATATGGAGCTGCATATAGGTGCTTTACAACAGAAGATGAAATTTCTGAATTAAGAGAAGAACAAAAAAAGAAAGGATTACCTCCAAAGCATGACAATAGACACAGAAGTCTTTCAAAAGAAGAAATAGAAACATTCATTTCCCAAGGGAGGACTTCAGTAATAAGATTTAAGATTGATGAAAAAATTGAAATTAAATGGGTAGATCAGATAAGAGGCGAAATCAAATGGCTAGGGAAGGATTTAGGTGGTGATTTAGTTTTGTCAAGAAGGGCAAAGGGATATGAAATTGGAGATCCTTTGTATAACCTTGCCGTTGTAGTTGATGATAATTTCATGAATATTACTCATGTTGTAAGGGGTGAAGACCATATCTCGAACACTGCAAAACAAATATTAATTTATAAAGCATTAAATTTTAATTTGCCGACTTTTTCGCATACACCTCTAATACTAAATAGTGAAGGTAAAAAATTATCTAAAAGAGATTGCGTTACTTCAATCGACGAATTTAGGGATATGGGATATTTACCTGAGGCCTTATCGAACTATATGGCCTTTTTAGGTTGGTCTCCAAAATCTGCAGACAGAGAAATACTCTCACTTGATGAGATATCTGAAATTTTTGACTTATCAGACATAAATAAAGCTGGAGCAAAATTCAGTTGGGAAAAACTCAACTGGATTAACTCTCAATATATAAAAAAAATGGAATCAATAAAGTTAAGTGAGATAATGAAGGAATACTGGGATGATAATGGTTGGGTGCCGCCATCTCAAGAATGGGCTAATAAATTAGCAATTTTGCTTAGAGACTCTATCACTCTTTTAAAAGATGCTATTGATCAATCAAAACCGTTTTTCTTAATACCAACAATTCAAAAAGAAGGTCAAGATTTTCTGGAAAAAGAAGATAGCAAAGCATCTCTAAAACTAATCTTAAGTTATTTAAATGAGCAAAATACGATGAAACTAGATAAAGAAAAAGCCAAAGACATAATAAATGTAATCTCAAAAACGCATAATGTTAAAAAAGGAATATTAATGAAATCATTAAGAGTAGCTTTTTTTGGATCTCTCAGTGGGCCAGATTTAATTCAAAGTTGGGAACTTTTCTCAGAGAGCAAAACTGATAGATCTCGAATTGAAAGATGTCTTAAATCAATCTAA
- a CDS encoding cation:proton antiporter, giving the protein MTPERLGLLWGITVFAGACARLFSSLTGFPSVVILLLSGLLIGRSGLGLVEPLDLGQGLETIVGLLVCLVLFEGGLNLKLPEGNIRNTVLKISLVRLFISLSAGIFISHWLAGLSWQVAGIYSAIVLATGPTVVSPLVEQIKLASPLSEVLKAEGLLLEPIGAVLALLLLELTLGDLRGINDVFVALMQRLGGGVLIGLSAGWLLSEILKKIKNEASFGIELQVTLGFIFLVYGICEYFLPESGLPASVAAGFIVGKREVIDKERLDNLIGELAQLAITVLFPLLAADVSWGELSPLGWGGVVCVFMLMLIVRPFSIWVATMGRELNLKEKIFLAWLAPRGIVTAAVASLFSIRLEQAGILGAGRLQGLVFLTILLTVGIQGLSAKPLANRLELEQKNNLD; this is encoded by the coding sequence ATGACGCCTGAAAGGCTTGGATTACTTTGGGGAATAACTGTTTTCGCAGGTGCTTGTGCTCGATTATTTTCTTCTTTAACAGGATTCCCCAGTGTTGTTATTTTATTGCTTTCTGGATTACTTATAGGAAGATCAGGTTTAGGACTTGTTGAGCCTTTAGATCTTGGGCAAGGGCTTGAAACTATTGTAGGGCTTTTAGTCTGTTTGGTTCTATTTGAAGGGGGACTAAATTTAAAACTGCCTGAGGGGAATATAAGAAATACTGTTTTGAAAATTTCATTGGTAAGACTTTTTATTTCATTATCAGCTGGAATTTTTATTTCTCATTGGCTGGCAGGCCTCTCATGGCAAGTTGCAGGAATATATAGTGCTATCGTTCTGGCTACTGGGCCAACAGTTGTCTCTCCATTAGTGGAACAAATAAAATTAGCTTCCCCTCTCTCGGAAGTTTTAAAAGCTGAGGGGTTGTTGCTTGAACCAATTGGTGCAGTACTGGCATTACTGCTTTTAGAACTGACTTTAGGCGACCTCCGTGGGATTAACGATGTATTTGTAGCATTAATGCAAAGATTAGGGGGAGGAGTCTTAATTGGATTAAGTGCAGGATGGTTACTATCAGAAATTCTAAAAAAAATAAAAAATGAAGCCTCATTTGGTATAGAGCTTCAAGTTACACTTGGATTTATTTTCCTTGTGTATGGAATTTGCGAATATTTTCTGCCAGAATCAGGCTTACCGGCTTCTGTCGCAGCAGGTTTTATTGTCGGAAAAAGAGAAGTTATAGATAAGGAGAGATTGGATAATCTAATAGGTGAGTTAGCTCAATTAGCAATTACAGTTCTTTTTCCTCTTTTGGCCGCTGACGTTTCTTGGGGTGAACTAAGTCCCCTTGGCTGGGGAGGGGTTGTTTGTGTTTTCATGTTGATGTTAATTGTTCGTCCTTTTTCTATATGGGTAGCAACAATGGGAAGAGAATTGAACTTAAAAGAAAAAATATTTTTAGCCTGGTTAGCCCCAAGAGGTATTGTTACTGCAGCTGTAGCTTCTCTTTTTTCTATAAGGTTAGAGCAGGCTGGTATCCTTGGGGCTGGCCGTCTTCAAGGTTTAGTTTTTCTTACCATTTTATTGACAGTAGGAATCCAGGGTCTTTCAGCTAAACCTTTGGCAAATAGGCTTGAATTAGAACAAAAAAATAATTTAGATTGA
- a CDS encoding high light inducible protein, with product MNKQPKIEIKETKNFVDKKELNLWKRGFTPQAEIWNGRMATVGIGIIFIIIVLISQFS from the coding sequence ATGAACAAACAACCTAAAATCGAGATTAAAGAGACAAAAAACTTTGTTGACAAAAAGGAACTGAATTTGTGGAAAAGAGGTTTTACCCCTCAAGCTGAAATATGGAATGGAAGGATGGCAACTGTTGGTATAGGAATTATTTTTATAATTATTGTTTTAATAAGCCAATTTTCTTAA
- the tsaD gene encoding tRNA (adenosine(37)-N6)-threonylcarbamoyltransferase complex transferase subunit TsaD — MHKVLAIETSCDETSVSIVSNIGDNFRIHSNIIASQIEDHSKWGGVVPELAARKHLELLPFVLDKALEESKFKIEEMDYIASTVAPGLVGCLRVGSITARSLCMLHSKPFLGIHHLEGHLSSILFSENYPKKSFLTLLVSGGHTELIRVDDRRGMQRLGKSFDDAAGEAFDKVGRLLGLSYPGGPAIEKIAKNGDPMKFNLPKCRISDKKGGFLKYDFSFSGLKTAVLRLVERINLDGNTIPIPDIAASFERVVAEVLVERTIKCAEDYSLDDVVVVGGVAANNTLRKMMISEASKKSIKVHLAPLKLCTDNAAMIGAAALFRIKLKDHFSSLKLGVAGRLSIEQANTLYEESPPF; from the coding sequence ATGCATAAAGTTTTAGCTATTGAAACAAGTTGTGATGAGACATCTGTCTCAATAGTTTCTAATATTGGCGATAATTTCAGAATACATTCAAATATAATCGCATCTCAAATTGAGGATCATTCAAAATGGGGAGGTGTCGTGCCTGAACTTGCAGCTAGAAAGCACTTAGAGTTATTACCTTTTGTTTTAGATAAGGCTTTAGAAGAATCAAAATTCAAAATTGAGGAAATGGACTATATTGCATCAACTGTAGCTCCTGGATTAGTTGGTTGTTTACGAGTTGGCTCTATAACTGCAAGATCACTTTGCATGTTACATTCAAAGCCATTTTTAGGGATTCATCATTTAGAGGGCCATTTATCTTCAATTCTATTTTCAGAAAACTATCCAAAGAAATCTTTTCTTACATTACTTGTTAGCGGCGGACACACTGAATTGATAAGGGTTGATGATAGAAGGGGAATGCAGAGACTTGGGAAAAGTTTTGATGATGCCGCAGGAGAAGCATTTGATAAAGTTGGAAGACTATTAGGTCTGAGTTATCCTGGAGGACCGGCAATTGAAAAAATTGCTAAAAATGGGGACCCAATGAAATTCAATTTACCAAAATGTAGGATTTCTGATAAAAAAGGTGGATTTCTTAAATATGATTTCTCTTTTAGCGGTCTAAAAACTGCAGTATTAAGATTAGTTGAGAGAATAAATTTGGATGGGAATACCATTCCAATTCCTGATATTGCTGCAAGTTTTGAGAGAGTAGTGGCAGAAGTCTTGGTAGAGAGAACAATAAAATGCGCAGAAGATTACAGCTTGGATGATGTTGTTGTAGTTGGAGGAGTGGCTGCTAACAATACATTAAGAAAAATGATGATTAGTGAAGCAAGTAAAAAATCTATTAAAGTTCATTTAGCTCCCCTCAAACTTTGTACAGATAATGCGGCAATGATTGGAGCGGCAGCGTTGTTCAGGATCAAATTAAAGGATCATTTTAGTTCCCTTAAATTAGGTGTCGCAGGAAGACTATCAATTGAACAAGCAAATACCCTTTATGAAGAAAGCCCTCCTTTTTAA